One window of Bifidobacterium pseudocatenulatum DSM 20438 = JCM 1200 = LMG 10505 genomic DNA carries:
- a CDS encoding type I phosphoribosyltransferase, protein MTEEKTFRKTKPVAESTAATAGDTVNAAVDFAMLEPRDQLKSLLQAEMADKPFSELSSVLFDHRGASIVGHILLDTLEEAGYSVDDFDAVGALTAAAVPLVSAMIQAAASRGENLNGFVMDFVYPSIKGPSIAGKRVVLLDSWLSEKSYVQTSSLVTLRNGNELSLDFSVVKNEGAEVLAVASLIGGVDMADPSIKVVNPVDGSEAELPFVEVFKESELH, encoded by the coding sequence ATGACCGAAGAGAAGACTTTCCGTAAGACCAAGCCGGTTGCTGAATCCACTGCCGCAACCGCTGGCGATACTGTGAACGCAGCCGTTGATTTCGCCATGCTTGAACCGCGTGATCAGCTCAAGTCGCTGCTGCAGGCCGAGATGGCCGATAAGCCGTTCTCGGAACTTTCCTCAGTGTTGTTCGACCATCGTGGAGCGTCGATTGTTGGGCATATTTTGTTGGATACGTTGGAAGAGGCCGGCTATTCCGTTGATGATTTCGATGCGGTTGGTGCGCTGACTGCGGCTGCGGTTCCGCTGGTTTCCGCTATGATCCAGGCGGCCGCTTCTCGAGGTGAAAACCTTAACGGTTTTGTGATGGATTTTGTGTATCCGTCCATCAAGGGGCCTTCGATTGCCGGTAAACGTGTGGTGTTGCTGGATTCCTGGCTGTCTGAAAAGTCATATGTGCAGACGTCCTCTTTGGTCACCTTGCGTAACGGCAATGAGTTGAGCCTTGACTTCTCCGTGGTGAAGAACGAAGGCGCCGAAGTGCTTGCTGTCGCTTCGTTGATTGGTGGCGTCGATATGGCCGACCCGTCGATCAAAGTCGTCAATCCGGTGGATGGGTCCGAAGCTGAACTGCCGTTTGTGGAGGTCTTCAAGGAGTCGGAGCTTCACTGA
- a CDS encoding family 43 glycosylhydrolase, translated as MNTRKHLTVKRLTGAIVAAATMTAVLLVAPSTMASEPSALDKYKNESSLLVDLNFNDLTAGQTGTYQSGNIVASINGQTATGTGEDGTTAANLSSGFWMSLTSADGSAVLQGKHAITISYDSKPASSGNSGWTLYAARDAAKPTYGYEHYIGFLDKTDKITFERYNNTTGGRTGANVSGASSVGWKHVDVVVSDESTTMYVNGTLVNSVEAKESHDLTEILGKDGGILQLGKANWGAEYFTGLIDNFKIYDSSLAAATDAFNAISVAQEATENFSVITESNGVPIVWSSDNNAIRFTEDGTAQVTRPAVGEADAVATLTAKLNGSDDQLRTFKVTVPHIISDDEKIQSDLDAVNILDADDIRSNFVVPTVGDNGSAITWSVKNDGGANASIAEGYNENNAKVSVNRPAAGKDSVNVTLEATATNNGATANREFPITVSPMPSDQSKDEAYIWAFFTGEGVGGEKISLAASKGNNALDWNTLNEGTPLFTSTEGEQGLRDPFIMRSHDGDTFYMLATDLKISGRKGSFSAAQYNGSLYIEVWESNDLVNWTNQRHIKVSDDSAGNTWAPEAYWDDELGEYVVYWASNLYDNDDSSTRTSPSYNRMMYVTTPDFITFSKPKTWIDVDRRGQAGAGSIDVTVQKEGDTYYRIYKDEKSMTLRQEKSNTLTDSIGKAGIKDYSTALSGSSWSEVGTAIGNDKSNGYGGTFSAGEGPSLFKANEGDVNGYQYYLFADQPSYHGGPNHYVPMATTDISDASKWTVIGDKMPEENFPVNSDGGKPRHGTVVPVTRAQYQTVLEAYAPSIAVKSVASVDVSTNAGTAPTMPETVHLTMADGSEQDADVQWDDIDADQYAKAGTFTVKGTAQDDSRMPVEATVTVSKPDDGKDDPKDDDAAKKAGYLWLYFNASDYEKINYGYSKNGLKWQALNDGEAIMSSTQGTKGIRDPHLIRLEEPDADGNKYVMLGTDLHAEGSASGGSWNQINASTYLVVAKSKDLVIWTDPELVSTGLEGKVGNAWAPEAIWDAEAGKYLVYWSSRDLSTGGDNPTTGNTALKVYKAYTSDFTTFENPQIWIDQSSADLHNIIDTTIVQGDDGSYYRFSTSDWYTVIDTADSLEAQKWTRLVERDSEVNADGTSKITGDKVVKTSESGLSTRIEGLTVYQGTDGAWIVMGDNGGYAGWTIAKLSSLKKSGTFSKASANFGQRFRHGTVVRLNVDEETAVLAAYGEHIAPNTPLAQQKNPIAQFTFDDEETGYTSDLAVAGIHGTAKLEDGNNGTKAARLGSGSWLSVTQTNGAALLLDATEFTVSYDAKPDSNGNTGWTFYAAPSTAAPTYNQSEHYIGVLDKVGSVVVERYNTDGSRDGRGNASATTSGDGWHNVTVTVNAKTTRVYIDGVLAGESTDVSGLGVKEILGETGGILQIGKANWGSGEYYSGLMDNLTIWNRTLNANEIAQRNNAPALASITVGTVPTSSQADALRGTDKHSNVRTSMDCDAKTITSVVNNRAEINAVPVTFALTYDDASVTVDGKSFASGDKLDMSKKHTLVIECSDGNGGIVSEKWTLEKAVQSNNPVLPGQYADPDIDYFDGKFWIFPTTDGFSGWSGNYFHAFSSTDLVNWTDEGVILDVDKNHEPTTNGDENTAISPWSVGSAWAPTIEKKNGKYYFYYCAKLESGESAIGVAVADSPAGPYKAAKDPIVTRSMEGVTVGQAIDPSIFTDDDGTSYILYGNGSAAIAQLSDDMMSVVPGTVKRINGLNNFRESVVVSKRDGVYHWTWSCDDAGSANYHVEYGTSPSLFKEDGSVTDIDNHGVLLQKDASKNLQGTAHQSEVHVVDANGEERWFMAYHRHYTPLGVFTSGLGFHRETAIDEITFDENGLMQTINPTDEGVSITMAKTDALSSAVADAAAVVNNGYDSGKWDAFVEARDAAKLALSKALDEGLSQADVDEASEALTAAQASLKSDSDKPGDSDKPGDSDNSGGNSGNSAGNGKNNTASKTGNKVANTGSAVSGVIAVMVLLVGAGVVLRRCVSGAGSETR; from the coding sequence ATGAATACGAGAAAACATCTCACCGTCAAACGGTTGACCGGCGCTATCGTCGCCGCCGCAACCATGACTGCCGTTCTGCTCGTTGCGCCAAGTACGATGGCATCGGAGCCATCGGCGCTTGACAAATACAAGAACGAAAGCAGCCTGCTTGTAGATCTGAATTTCAACGATCTTACGGCAGGACAAACCGGAACCTACCAATCGGGAAATATCGTCGCTTCGATTAATGGCCAGACGGCCACGGGAACCGGCGAAGACGGCACCACTGCAGCCAACCTGTCCAGCGGATTCTGGATGAGCCTGACATCCGCGGATGGTAGTGCGGTGCTTCAAGGCAAGCATGCCATTACCATCAGCTACGATTCGAAGCCCGCATCAAGCGGCAACAGCGGCTGGACACTGTACGCGGCCCGCGATGCGGCGAAACCAACCTATGGTTATGAGCATTACATCGGCTTTCTTGACAAAACCGACAAGATCACATTCGAACGCTACAACAACACCACGGGCGGTCGCACGGGAGCCAATGTCAGCGGTGCTTCCAGTGTCGGCTGGAAGCACGTGGATGTAGTCGTATCCGACGAATCCACCACAATGTACGTCAACGGCACACTTGTGAACAGCGTGGAGGCCAAAGAAAGCCATGATCTGACAGAAATCCTCGGCAAAGACGGTGGTATTCTGCAACTCGGCAAAGCGAATTGGGGCGCGGAATACTTTACCGGTCTGATCGACAATTTCAAGATTTACGACAGTTCCCTAGCTGCGGCGACCGATGCGTTCAACGCCATCAGCGTTGCGCAAGAGGCAACCGAAAACTTCTCCGTCATTACGGAAAGCAACGGTGTGCCGATCGTTTGGTCGAGCGATAACAACGCGATCCGGTTCACGGAAGATGGAACCGCGCAAGTTACTCGCCCCGCAGTCGGTGAAGCCGATGCTGTGGCAACTTTGACTGCCAAGCTCAACGGCTCGGACGATCAGTTGCGGACGTTTAAGGTTACGGTTCCGCACATCATATCGGACGATGAGAAGATCCAAAGCGATCTTGATGCCGTGAATATCTTGGACGCCGACGATATTCGTAGCAATTTCGTGGTGCCGACGGTCGGTGACAATGGCTCCGCCATTACATGGTCCGTCAAGAACGATGGCGGTGCGAACGCTTCTATCGCCGAAGGATATAACGAGAACAATGCCAAAGTATCGGTGAATCGGCCGGCTGCCGGCAAAGATTCCGTCAACGTGACATTGGAAGCGACGGCGACGAACAACGGTGCCACCGCAAACCGGGAATTCCCGATCACCGTTTCGCCGATGCCTTCCGACCAAAGCAAAGATGAGGCATACATTTGGGCGTTCTTCACCGGCGAAGGCGTGGGAGGCGAGAAGATAAGCCTCGCCGCTTCCAAGGGCAACAACGCGCTCGACTGGAATACGCTCAATGAAGGCACTCCGCTGTTCACCTCCACCGAAGGCGAACAGGGATTGCGCGATCCATTCATCATGCGCTCGCATGACGGCGACACCTTCTACATGCTTGCCACCGATCTGAAGATCTCCGGCAGGAAGGGCAGCTTCTCGGCGGCACAGTACAACGGTTCGCTGTATATCGAGGTTTGGGAATCCAATGATCTGGTGAACTGGACGAACCAGCGTCATATCAAGGTCAGCGACGACAGCGCGGGCAACACGTGGGCTCCGGAAGCCTACTGGGATGATGAGTTGGGCGAATATGTGGTCTACTGGGCCTCGAATCTGTACGACAATGACGATTCGAGCACTCGTACCTCGCCAAGTTACAACCGCATGATGTATGTGACGACGCCTGATTTCATCACGTTCTCCAAACCGAAGACGTGGATTGACGTGGATCGGAGAGGCCAAGCTGGAGCGGGTTCCATTGATGTGACGGTGCAGAAGGAAGGCGACACCTACTACCGCATCTACAAGGATGAAAAGTCGATGACCTTGCGCCAGGAGAAGTCCAACACCCTGACCGATTCCATTGGAAAAGCCGGCATCAAAGACTACAGCACGGCATTGTCCGGCAGCTCGTGGAGCGAAGTCGGCACCGCGATCGGCAACGACAAATCCAACGGATACGGTGGCACCTTCTCCGCAGGCGAAGGCCCCTCGCTGTTCAAAGCCAACGAAGGCGATGTGAACGGATACCAATACTATCTGTTCGCCGACCAGCCCAGCTATCACGGAGGTCCGAACCATTACGTGCCCATGGCGACCACCGACATTTCCGACGCTTCGAAGTGGACGGTAATCGGCGACAAGATGCCCGAGGAGAACTTCCCCGTCAATTCCGATGGTGGCAAGCCCCGTCACGGCACCGTGGTTCCGGTCACCCGCGCCCAGTATCAGACCGTGCTTGAAGCCTATGCGCCGAGCATCGCGGTCAAGTCGGTGGCATCGGTTGACGTGTCCACTAACGCCGGGACCGCTCCGACGATGCCGGAAACCGTGCATCTGACAATGGCTGACGGCTCCGAACAGGATGCTGACGTGCAATGGGATGACATCGACGCGGACCAGTACGCCAAGGCTGGCACCTTCACCGTCAAGGGAACCGCCCAAGATGACTCCCGCATGCCCGTGGAGGCAACCGTGACGGTATCCAAGCCGGATGACGGCAAGGATGATCCCAAAGATGACGATGCTGCCAAGAAAGCCGGATATCTGTGGCTGTACTTCAACGCATCCGACTATGAAAAAATCAATTACGGATACAGCAAAAACGGCCTGAAATGGCAGGCGCTGAACGATGGTGAGGCAATCATGTCTTCCACGCAAGGCACCAAAGGCATCCGCGATCCGCATCTGATTCGCTTGGAAGAGCCGGATGCGGACGGCAACAAGTATGTGATGCTCGGCACCGATCTGCACGCCGAAGGAAGCGCTTCGGGCGGTTCTTGGAATCAGATCAACGCCAGCACCTATCTTGTGGTCGCCAAATCCAAGGATCTCGTCATCTGGACCGATCCTGAACTGGTATCAACCGGTTTGGAAGGCAAAGTCGGCAACGCTTGGGCTCCCGAAGCGATCTGGGACGCCGAAGCGGGCAAATATCTGGTGTATTGGTCAAGCCGCGACCTGTCAACAGGCGGAGACAATCCCACTACTGGCAATACCGCGCTGAAAGTGTACAAAGCATACACTTCGGACTTCACCACGTTTGAGAATCCTCAAATCTGGATCGATCAAAGCTCGGCCGACCTGCATAACATCATCGACACCACAATCGTGCAAGGCGATGACGGATCCTACTATCGTTTCTCCACATCGGATTGGTACACGGTGATCGACACCGCGGATTCTCTGGAAGCGCAGAAGTGGACCCGACTAGTTGAACGCGACTCCGAAGTCAATGCCGACGGCACGTCGAAAATTACTGGAGACAAAGTCGTCAAGACCTCGGAATCAGGATTGAGCACCCGCATCGAAGGTTTGACCGTGTACCAAGGCACTGATGGGGCGTGGATTGTGATGGGCGACAACGGAGGCTACGCCGGCTGGACCATCGCAAAACTGTCGTCCCTGAAGAAGTCGGGCACATTCTCAAAGGCCTCAGCCAATTTCGGACAGCGATTCCGCCATGGCACCGTCGTCCGTCTAAACGTCGACGAGGAAACCGCCGTGCTCGCAGCTTACGGCGAACATATCGCGCCCAACACTCCTCTGGCACAGCAGAAGAATCCGATCGCGCAATTCACCTTTGACGATGAGGAAACCGGTTACACCAGCGATCTGGCAGTTGCCGGAATCCACGGAACGGCCAAGCTTGAAGATGGCAACAACGGCACCAAAGCCGCTCGACTGGGCAGCGGTTCCTGGCTGAGCGTCACGCAAACCAATGGCGCCGCACTGCTGTTGGACGCCACCGAGTTCACCGTCTCCTACGATGCTAAGCCCGACTCCAACGGCAATACCGGCTGGACCTTCTACGCGGCTCCGTCCACGGCTGCCCCGACGTACAACCAATCCGAACACTACATCGGAGTGCTTGATAAGGTCGGCAGCGTTGTTGTCGAACGATACAACACCGACGGCAGTCGAGATGGTCGAGGCAACGCATCGGCCACCACAAGCGGCGACGGATGGCACAACGTGACCGTCACGGTAAACGCGAAGACGACACGTGTCTACATCGATGGCGTGCTTGCCGGCGAAAGCACGGACGTTTCCGGGCTGGGCGTCAAGGAAATCCTTGGCGAAACCGGAGGAATCCTGCAAATCGGCAAAGCCAACTGGGGATCCGGCGAATACTATTCCGGTCTGATGGACAATCTGACCATCTGGAATCGAACGCTGAACGCCAACGAAATCGCACAACGGAACAACGCGCCCGCGCTCGCATCCATCACTGTGGGCACTGTGCCGACCTCGTCGCAAGCAGATGCATTGCGTGGCACCGATAAGCACAGCAACGTGCGTACCAGCATGGATTGCGACGCGAAAACCATCACCTCCGTAGTGAACAATCGTGCCGAGATCAACGCCGTTCCGGTAACGTTCGCGCTGACTTACGACGATGCGAGTGTCACGGTCGATGGCAAGTCGTTTGCCAGCGGTGACAAGCTTGACATGTCCAAGAAGCATACGCTTGTAATCGAATGTTCGGACGGCAACGGTGGTATCGTTAGCGAAAAATGGACGCTCGAAAAGGCGGTTCAGTCAAATAATCCGGTTTTGCCGGGGCAATATGCCGATCCGGATATCGATTATTTCGACGGAAAATTCTGGATTTTCCCGACGACTGATGGCTTCTCGGGATGGAGTGGGAATTACTTCCATGCTTTCAGCTCGACCGACCTGGTCAACTGGACCGACGAAGGAGTGATCCTCGACGTGGATAAGAATCACGAGCCGACCACGAATGGCGACGAGAATACGGCAATTTCGCCTTGGTCTGTCGGATCCGCATGGGCGCCGACCATCGAGAAAAAGAATGGCAAGTATTACTTCTACTACTGCGCCAAGCTTGAGAGCGGTGAATCGGCGATTGGCGTGGCGGTAGCGGATTCGCCTGCCGGCCCATACAAGGCGGCCAAAGACCCCATCGTTACGCGTTCGATGGAGGGTGTGACTGTGGGGCAGGCCATCGATCCGTCGATTTTTACCGATGATGACGGCACGTCGTATATCCTGTACGGCAACGGTTCGGCGGCCATCGCCCAATTGAGCGATGACATGATGAGCGTGGTGCCGGGAACGGTCAAACGGATCAACGGTCTGAACAACTTCCGGGAATCCGTTGTGGTGTCCAAGCGCGATGGCGTCTATCACTGGACGTGGTCATGCGACGATGCCGGATCGGCGAATTACCACGTCGAATACGGCACTTCGCCGTCGCTGTTCAAGGAAGATGGCTCCGTGACTGATATCGACAACCATGGCGTGCTCCTGCAAAAGGACGCGTCGAAGAATTTGCAGGGTACGGCCCATCAGTCCGAAGTGCACGTGGTGGACGCGAATGGCGAAGAGCGCTGGTTCATGGCGTATCACCGTCACTACACTCCGCTTGGCGTGTTTACTTCCGGGCTTGGCTTTCACCGCGAAACCGCGATCGACGAGATCACCTTCGACGAAAACGGGCTGATGCAAACCATCAATCCTACCGATGAAGGCGTGTCGATCACGATGGCGAAGACCGATGCGTTGTCTTCCGCTGTTGCGGATGCTGCGGCGGTGGTCAACAACGGATATGACAGTGGGAAGTGGGATGCGTTCGTTGAGGCTCGTGACGCTGCGAAACTGGCGCTGTCTAAGGCTTTGGATGAGGGGCTGTCGCAGGCGGACGTCGATGAGGCGTCTGAAGCGTTGACAGCGGCGCAGGCTTCGCTGAAGAGCGATTCGGACAAGCCCGGAGATTCGGACAAACCTGGGGATTCGGATAATTCTGGTGGTAATTCCGGTAATTCTGCTGGCAATGGTAAGAACAATACTGCTTCCAAGACCGGCAACAAGGTTGCCAATACCGGTTCGGCTGTCAGTGGCGTAATCGCCGTGATGGTGTTGCTGGTGGGAGCGGGTGTGGTATTGCGCCGGTGCGTCAGCGGGGCTGGAAGCGAGACCAGATGA
- a CDS encoding LamG-like jellyroll fold domain-containing protein: protein MKRHSQRLRDILRRGLAIAVTVPMMVSFAPVAFAEDGAGTGNGSATPSASSGLNLLASYDFSDGTATDTSGNGYNLTMNGGAKVEAFGDRNNNQALSLRGNGQYASFPDELFAKAGNSFTMEFAAKSRHADDGNYFSFSVGGSQQKYLFWYLSTKSTKFVISDNKWNNEQGFKTSLSNNDNIWHNYKLIVDGETLTMLRDGELVGYKANTGITMADLGSTAATIGKSLYSGDAYWSGAIDDIKIYQGADVTLPSSVTIVGDGVLDGALTMVENSATKLTATVSPENAISTDVTWESSKTSVATVGSDGTVTAVGEGTTTITATTKAGGVSASVDVTVKPLDPATVVQFDLDSAISAVNEATTENLPLISTGSKYGSTITWTSSNENVITGTDTNYQAPSVGSADPYKGAGVVTRPAYGDGDAAPVELTATAANADGSVTKTAKVSVIVKEKTREVPDEAYAAVTFLSDSDKTNGKTGEALYMSATEGNNFFSFKEINNSNPVIESYADTKGLRDPYVLKSHDGDKYYMIATDLKVSAQGWGQNQQYGSLKVEVWESKDMVNWTRTNAADGDTGIKINVDNAGMTWAPEAYWDDSLGAYVVFFSSRMYTDDTRSTAVTSTNTGYAYNVLLYCITRDFKTFTEPVMWQDTNYSRIDSTVIKVGDYYYRFTKNEESGAAGSYITNGKSTFLERSKVLTATTEEASPDTDPETGWQLLDQRILPFEGPEAIKLNAGDKYQNEAGDAMVIMADSGGYQPYMTSESALLSCDWNNRLSQTDGWHTQKDQNAGVSGYVYANGMPTPTRHGAFVNVPAAIAENMHRWTTANPTTPDATDSTTKLERGRDTLTATVTAKDGGNVAGSVVFTAGDWTETVKLNADGVATVTAPEGALGKVSKITAAYGGYTDNLVNVSDDAIEQTPDPDPTPDPTPDPDPTPAPTTKPGTTTTKKTAKKAAVVVNTGANVKGIALVAAILAIGGALAVLRRWKAAR from the coding sequence ATGAAACGACATAGCCAACGATTGCGCGATATTCTCAGACGTGGGCTTGCCATCGCGGTCACGGTACCGATGATGGTTTCGTTCGCGCCGGTCGCATTCGCTGAAGACGGCGCCGGAACCGGTAACGGTTCGGCAACCCCCTCTGCTTCAAGCGGTCTGAACCTGCTTGCCAGCTATGATTTTTCCGACGGAACTGCGACTGACACATCCGGCAACGGGTACAACCTGACCATGAACGGCGGTGCGAAGGTCGAAGCGTTCGGCGACAGGAACAATAACCAGGCGTTGTCTCTGCGAGGCAATGGCCAGTATGCTTCGTTCCCGGATGAGCTGTTCGCCAAGGCGGGCAACTCGTTCACCATGGAATTCGCTGCCAAATCACGTCATGCTGATGACGGCAACTATTTCAGCTTCTCTGTGGGTGGAAGCCAGCAGAAATACCTGTTCTGGTACCTGAGCACCAAGTCCACGAAGTTCGTCATTTCCGATAACAAGTGGAACAATGAGCAAGGATTTAAGACTTCGCTGTCTAACAATGACAATATCTGGCACAACTACAAGCTGATCGTCGACGGCGAAACCCTCACCATGCTTCGTGACGGCGAACTTGTCGGATACAAGGCAAACACCGGCATCACCATGGCCGATCTGGGCAGCACCGCCGCAACCATCGGCAAATCCCTGTATAGCGGCGACGCTTATTGGAGTGGCGCGATCGATGACATCAAGATCTATCAAGGTGCGGACGTCACGTTGCCAAGCAGCGTGACGATCGTTGGCGATGGCGTGCTTGACGGTGCACTGACCATGGTTGAAAACAGCGCTACGAAGCTAACGGCCACGGTTTCTCCTGAAAACGCCATCAGCACCGATGTGACATGGGAGTCGTCGAAGACTTCCGTCGCCACCGTCGGCAGCGACGGCACCGTCACGGCTGTCGGAGAAGGAACCACCACAATCACGGCGACTACGAAGGCCGGCGGCGTTTCCGCAAGCGTTGACGTCACCGTCAAGCCGTTGGATCCGGCGACCGTGGTCCAATTCGATCTGGATTCCGCGATTTCTGCCGTCAACGAGGCGACCACCGAGAATCTGCCGCTGATTTCCACCGGCTCGAAGTACGGATCCACCATCACTTGGACGTCTTCCAATGAAAATGTGATCACCGGAACCGATACAAATTACCAGGCGCCGTCGGTCGGATCCGCTGACCCGTATAAGGGTGCAGGCGTTGTGACCCGCCCTGCATACGGTGACGGCGATGCCGCGCCGGTAGAGCTGACCGCCACCGCGGCCAACGCTGACGGCAGTGTCACCAAAACCGCCAAAGTGTCGGTGATAGTCAAGGAAAAGACTCGCGAAGTGCCTGACGAAGCTTATGCCGCAGTCACCTTCCTGTCGGATTCCGACAAGACGAATGGTAAGACGGGCGAAGCGCTGTACATGTCTGCCACGGAAGGCAACAACTTCTTCTCCTTCAAGGAAATCAACAATTCCAATCCGGTCATCGAATCTTACGCCGATACCAAGGGCCTGCGCGATCCTTACGTGCTCAAGTCGCATGACGGGGACAAGTACTACATGATCGCCACCGATCTGAAGGTTTCCGCACAAGGATGGGGCCAGAACCAGCAGTATGGTTCGCTCAAGGTTGAAGTGTGGGAGTCCAAGGACATGGTCAACTGGACTCGCACCAACGCGGCCGACGGCGATACCGGCATTAAAATCAATGTCGACAATGCGGGCATGACGTGGGCTCCGGAAGCCTACTGGGATGATTCGCTCGGCGCTTACGTGGTGTTCTTCTCGTCACGTATGTACACCGACGACACCCGTTCCACCGCGGTGACCAGCACCAATACCGGCTACGCGTACAACGTGCTGCTGTACTGCATCACCCGCGACTTCAAGACCTTCACCGAACCGGTGATGTGGCAGGATACCAACTATTCCCGTATCGACTCCACGGTCATCAAGGTTGGCGACTACTACTACCGCTTCACCAAGAACGAGGAAAGCGGCGCTGCCGGAAGCTACATCACCAACGGCAAGTCCACGTTCCTTGAGCGTTCGAAGGTGCTGACGGCCACCACCGAGGAGGCATCTCCCGATACCGATCCGGAAACCGGCTGGCAGCTGCTTGACCAGCGCATCTTGCCGTTCGAAGGTCCGGAGGCTATCAAGCTCAACGCCGGAGACAAGTATCAGAATGAAGCAGGGGATGCCATGGTCATCATGGCTGATTCCGGTGGATACCAGCCGTACATGACCAGCGAATCCGCTCTGCTGAGCTGCGATTGGAACAACCGACTGTCGCAGACCGATGGATGGCATACTCAGAAGGATCAGAACGCGGGTGTGAGCGGCTACGTGTATGCCAATGGCATGCCGACCCCGACCCGCCACGGTGCGTTCGTCAATGTGCCTGCTGCCATCGCCGAGAACATGCATCGTTGGACGACCGCCAACCCCACCACTCCGGATGCGACTGACTCCACGACCAAGCTGGAGCGCGGTAGAGACACGCTGACTGCCACTGTCACCGCCAAGGACGGCGGCAATGTGGCCGGATCGGTTGTCTTCACCGCTGGCGACTGGACCGAAACCGTCAAGCTCAATGCTGATGGCGTCGCCACAGTCACCGCTCCAGAAGGCGCGCTGGGCAAAGTTTCCAAGATCACGGCGGCCTACGGTGGGTACACCGATAACTTGGTCAACGTGTCTGACGATGCAATCGAGCAGACTCCGGATCCTGATCCGACTCCGGACCCGACTCCTGATCCTGATCCGACTCCGGCTCCGACCACTAAGCCCGGTACTACCACCACCAAGAAGACTGCGAAGAAGGCTGCGGTTGTGGTGAATACCGGTGCCAATGTCAAGGGCATAGCGCTGGTCGCCGCAATCCTGGCCATCGGTGGTGCGTTGGCTGTTCTGCGTCGCTGGAAGGCAGCTCGCTGA